A DNA window from Schistocerca gregaria isolate iqSchGreg1 chromosome 2, iqSchGreg1.2, whole genome shotgun sequence contains the following coding sequences:
- the LOC126334286 gene encoding NAD-dependent protein deacylase-like isoform X2, producing MKHLWVIAQKETIVFSSRMVLLKHSFFSGGKVLTLRATMASRNRPISDMAAFKDVLRKSKNCVVLSGAGVSAESGIPTFRGSGGFWRKYQAQNLATPEAFQRDPSLVWEFYHYRRELVMTRKPNKAHFAIADCQKRFRDQGKSFTIITQNIDGLHQQAGAEDVIELHGSLFKTRCTKCHEVLENRVSPICPSLAGKGAPDPGAVSADIPVSELPHCKSNGCGGLLRPHVVWFGEGLDPEVLVQAGLHLDSCDLCLVVGTSSVVYPAAMFAPQVAARGVPVAEFNLEETPATNEFQFHFEGPCGSTVPEALSV from the exons ATGAAACATCTCTGGGTGATAGCACAAAAAGAAACAATTGTGTTTAGCTCAAG GATGGTTCTACTCAAGCATTCATTTTTCTCTGGAGGGAAAGTTTTAACTTTGAGAGCTACAATGGCTTCACGAAATCGACCAATATCTGACATGGCAGCCTTTAAGGATGTGCTCAGAAAATCGAAAAACTGTGTTGTGTTATCTGGAGCAGGTGTATCTGCAGAATCAGGTATACCAACCTTCAGGGGATCTGGAGGATTCTGGAGGAAGTATCAAGCACAAAACTTAGCCACACCTGAAGCTTTCCAGAGAGATCCGTCTCTTGTGTGGGAGTTTTATCATTATAGAAGAGAACTTGTGATGACAAGAAAACCAAACAAG GCTCATTTTGCCATAGCAGATTGCCAAAAGAGATTCAGAGATCAAGGGAAATCATttacaataattacacaaaatattgatgGGTTGCATCAACAAGCTGGTGCTGAAGATGTTATAGAACTGCACGGTTCACTTTTCAAAACAAGGTGCACCAAATGCCATGAAGTGTTAGAGAACAGAGTCAGCCCAATATGTCCATCGCTGGCTGGAAAAGG GGCTCCTGACCCAGGTGCAGTCTCAGCAGACATTCCTGTCTCTGAATTGCCACACTGCAAATCAAATGGCTGTGGAGGACTTCTGCGACCTCATGTTGTCTGGTTTGGGGAGGGGTTGGATCCTGAAGTCTTGGTACAAGCTG GCTTACATTTGGATTCTTGTGACCTGTGCTTAGTAGTGGGTACATCTTCTGTTGTGTATCCGGCAGCAATGTTTGCTCCTCAGGTAGCAGCCAGAGGTGTACCTGTGGCAGAATTCAACCTAGAGGAAACTCCTGCCACAAATGAATTTCA
- the LOC126334286 gene encoding NAD-dependent protein deacylase-like isoform X3, which translates to MVWLPEGCYSRMVLLKHSFFSGGKVLTLRATMASRNRPISDMAAFKDVLRKSKNCVVLSGAGVSAESGIPTFRGSGGFWRKYQAQNLATPEAFQRDPSLVWEFYHYRRELVMTRKPNKAHFAIADCQKRFRDQGKSFTIITQNIDGLHQQAGAEDVIELHGSLFKTRCTKCHEVLENRVSPICPSLAGKGAPDPGAVSADIPVSELPHCKSNGCGGLLRPHVVWFGEGLDPEVLVQAGLHLDSCDLCLVVGTSSVVYPAAMFAPQVAARGVPVAEFNLEETPATNEFQFHFEGPCGSTVPEALSV; encoded by the exons GATGGTTCTACTCAAGCATTCATTTTTCTCTGGAGGGAAAGTTTTAACTTTGAGAGCTACAATGGCTTCACGAAATCGACCAATATCTGACATGGCAGCCTTTAAGGATGTGCTCAGAAAATCGAAAAACTGTGTTGTGTTATCTGGAGCAGGTGTATCTGCAGAATCAGGTATACCAACCTTCAGGGGATCTGGAGGATTCTGGAGGAAGTATCAAGCACAAAACTTAGCCACACCTGAAGCTTTCCAGAGAGATCCGTCTCTTGTGTGGGAGTTTTATCATTATAGAAGAGAACTTGTGATGACAAGAAAACCAAACAAG GCTCATTTTGCCATAGCAGATTGCCAAAAGAGATTCAGAGATCAAGGGAAATCATttacaataattacacaaaatattgatgGGTTGCATCAACAAGCTGGTGCTGAAGATGTTATAGAACTGCACGGTTCACTTTTCAAAACAAGGTGCACCAAATGCCATGAAGTGTTAGAGAACAGAGTCAGCCCAATATGTCCATCGCTGGCTGGAAAAGG GGCTCCTGACCCAGGTGCAGTCTCAGCAGACATTCCTGTCTCTGAATTGCCACACTGCAAATCAAATGGCTGTGGAGGACTTCTGCGACCTCATGTTGTCTGGTTTGGGGAGGGGTTGGATCCTGAAGTCTTGGTACAAGCTG GCTTACATTTGGATTCTTGTGACCTGTGCTTAGTAGTGGGTACATCTTCTGTTGTGTATCCGGCAGCAATGTTTGCTCCTCAGGTAGCAGCCAGAGGTGTACCTGTGGCAGAATTCAACCTAGAGGAAACTCCTGCCACAAATGAATTTCA
- the LOC126334286 gene encoding NAD-dependent protein deacylase sirtuin-5, mitochondrial-like isoform X4 — protein sequence MTTSRRMVLLKHSFFSGGKVLTLRATMASRNRPISDMAAFKDVLRKSKNCVVLSGAGVSAESGIPTFRGSGGFWRKYQAQNLATPEAFQRDPSLVWEFYHYRRELVMTRKPNKAHFAIADCQKRFRDQGKSFTIITQNIDGLHQQAGAEDVIELHGSLFKTRCTKCHEVLENRVSPICPSLAGKGAPDPGAVSADIPVSELPHCKSNGCGGLLRPHVVWFGEGLDPEVLVQAGLHLDSCDLCLVVGTSSVVYPAAMFAPQVAARGVPVAEFNLEETPATNEFQFHFEGPCGSTVPEALSV from the exons GATGGTTCTACTCAAGCATTCATTTTTCTCTGGAGGGAAAGTTTTAACTTTGAGAGCTACAATGGCTTCACGAAATCGACCAATATCTGACATGGCAGCCTTTAAGGATGTGCTCAGAAAATCGAAAAACTGTGTTGTGTTATCTGGAGCAGGTGTATCTGCAGAATCAGGTATACCAACCTTCAGGGGATCTGGAGGATTCTGGAGGAAGTATCAAGCACAAAACTTAGCCACACCTGAAGCTTTCCAGAGAGATCCGTCTCTTGTGTGGGAGTTTTATCATTATAGAAGAGAACTTGTGATGACAAGAAAACCAAACAAG GCTCATTTTGCCATAGCAGATTGCCAAAAGAGATTCAGAGATCAAGGGAAATCATttacaataattacacaaaatattgatgGGTTGCATCAACAAGCTGGTGCTGAAGATGTTATAGAACTGCACGGTTCACTTTTCAAAACAAGGTGCACCAAATGCCATGAAGTGTTAGAGAACAGAGTCAGCCCAATATGTCCATCGCTGGCTGGAAAAGG GGCTCCTGACCCAGGTGCAGTCTCAGCAGACATTCCTGTCTCTGAATTGCCACACTGCAAATCAAATGGCTGTGGAGGACTTCTGCGACCTCATGTTGTCTGGTTTGGGGAGGGGTTGGATCCTGAAGTCTTGGTACAAGCTG GCTTACATTTGGATTCTTGTGACCTGTGCTTAGTAGTGGGTACATCTTCTGTTGTGTATCCGGCAGCAATGTTTGCTCCTCAGGTAGCAGCCAGAGGTGTACCTGTGGCAGAATTCAACCTAGAGGAAACTCCTGCCACAAATGAATTTCA
- the LOC126334286 gene encoding NAD-dependent protein deacylase sirtuin-5, mitochondrial-like isoform X5, whose translation MVLLKHSFFSGGKVLTLRATMASRNRPISDMAAFKDVLRKSKNCVVLSGAGVSAESGIPTFRGSGGFWRKYQAQNLATPEAFQRDPSLVWEFYHYRRELVMTRKPNKAHFAIADCQKRFRDQGKSFTIITQNIDGLHQQAGAEDVIELHGSLFKTRCTKCHEVLENRVSPICPSLAGKGAPDPGAVSADIPVSELPHCKSNGCGGLLRPHVVWFGEGLDPEVLVQAGLHLDSCDLCLVVGTSSVVYPAAMFAPQVAARGVPVAEFNLEETPATNEFQFHFEGPCGSTVPEALSV comes from the exons ATGGTTCTACTCAAGCATTCATTTTTCTCTGGAGGGAAAGTTTTAACTTTGAGAGCTACAATGGCTTCACGAAATCGACCAATATCTGACATGGCAGCCTTTAAGGATGTGCTCAGAAAATCGAAAAACTGTGTTGTGTTATCTGGAGCAGGTGTATCTGCAGAATCAGGTATACCAACCTTCAGGGGATCTGGAGGATTCTGGAGGAAGTATCAAGCACAAAACTTAGCCACACCTGAAGCTTTCCAGAGAGATCCGTCTCTTGTGTGGGAGTTTTATCATTATAGAAGAGAACTTGTGATGACAAGAAAACCAAACAAG GCTCATTTTGCCATAGCAGATTGCCAAAAGAGATTCAGAGATCAAGGGAAATCATttacaataattacacaaaatattgatgGGTTGCATCAACAAGCTGGTGCTGAAGATGTTATAGAACTGCACGGTTCACTTTTCAAAACAAGGTGCACCAAATGCCATGAAGTGTTAGAGAACAGAGTCAGCCCAATATGTCCATCGCTGGCTGGAAAAGG GGCTCCTGACCCAGGTGCAGTCTCAGCAGACATTCCTGTCTCTGAATTGCCACACTGCAAATCAAATGGCTGTGGAGGACTTCTGCGACCTCATGTTGTCTGGTTTGGGGAGGGGTTGGATCCTGAAGTCTTGGTACAAGCTG GCTTACATTTGGATTCTTGTGACCTGTGCTTAGTAGTGGGTACATCTTCTGTTGTGTATCCGGCAGCAATGTTTGCTCCTCAGGTAGCAGCCAGAGGTGTACCTGTGGCAGAATTCAACCTAGAGGAAACTCCTGCCACAAATGAATTTCA